One Methanocaldococcus villosus KIN24-T80 genomic window carries:
- the lysS gene encoding lysine--tRNA ligase, producing MFWADVIADKLLKDRKEEKYVIATGITPSGHIHIGNARETLTGDAIYKALKEKADAELIFIADTYDPLRKRYPFLPEEFEEYVGMPLSEIPCPEGCCKSYADHFLNPYLESLDDLGVELKVYKADENYKKGLYDEKIRIALEKRDKIREILNKFRDNPLDDSWFPINVVCEKCKNLKTKVIGYEGEEVYYRCEKCGHEGKVKPYKGKAKLPWRVDWPARWSIFNVSIEPMGKDHAAAGGSYDTGYLIAKEVFNYNPPMKVVYEWIQLKVGDKAIPMSSSKGVVFAVKDWTYVAHPEILRFLILRSKPSKHIDFDMKKIPDLVDEYDRLEEFYFENRDKDLDEDGKEKIRIYEFSTPRIPEKKPFVIPYRFCSIIGQLAYEDNNINMNKVFEILKRNNYNIDEIDEFSLKRLKDRLIMARNWALKYGEKLIIISDDEAKKEFETLKDKQKEWIRYFAERLENVNFDALTIHELIYETAKEIGLNPRDAFQAAYKILLGKKYGPRLGAFLASLGRDFVIKRFSMF from the coding sequence ATGTTTTGGGCTGATGTAATAGCTGATAAATTGTTAAAAGATAGGAAGGAAGAGAAATATGTTATAGCTACTGGAATAACTCCATCAGGGCATATACATATAGGAAATGCAAGAGAAACACTAACAGGTGATGCTATTTATAAAGCTTTAAAGGAGAAAGCTGATGCTGAGCTCATTTTTATAGCTGATACATATGACCCTCTTAGAAAAAGATATCCATTTTTGCCTGAAGAATTTGAAGAATATGTAGGGATGCCATTAAGTGAAATTCCTTGCCCTGAAGGTTGCTGTAAAAGTTATGCTGATCACTTTTTAAATCCATATTTAGAGAGTTTAGATGATTTAGGGGTTGAGTTAAAAGTATATAAAGCTGATGAAAACTATAAAAAAGGACTTTATGATGAAAAAATAAGGATTGCATTAGAGAAGAGAGATAAGATTAGAGAGATATTAAACAAATTTAGAGACAATCCACTAGATGATAGTTGGTTTCCTATTAATGTTGTTTGTGAAAAATGCAAAAATCTAAAAACAAAAGTTATTGGTTATGAGGGAGAAGAGGTTTATTATAGATGTGAAAAGTGTGGTCATGAGGGAAAAGTTAAACCATATAAAGGTAAAGCTAAACTTCCATGGAGAGTAGATTGGCCTGCAAGATGGAGTATATTTAATGTCTCCATAGAACCTATGGGAAAAGATCATGCTGCTGCTGGGGGGTCATATGATACTGGTTATTTAATAGCTAAAGAAGTATTTAATTACAATCCACCAATGAAAGTTGTTTATGAATGGATTCAGCTTAAAGTTGGAGATAAGGCAATTCCAATGAGTTCTTCTAAAGGTGTAGTTTTTGCTGTTAAAGATTGGACATATGTAGCTCATCCAGAGATATTGAGATTTTTAATTTTAAGAAGTAAGCCATCAAAACATATTGATTTTGACATGAAAAAAATCCCTGATTTAGTTGATGAGTATGATAGATTAGAAGAGTTCTATTTTGAAAATAGGGATAAAGATTTAGATGAGGATGGTAAGGAGAAGATAAGGATATATGAGTTTTCAACACCAAGAATTCCTGAAAAAAAACCATTTGTTATTCCATATAGATTTTGTTCTATTATTGGCCAATTGGCTTATGAAGATAATAATATAAATATGAATAAAGTCTTTGAAATATTAAAGAGAAATAACTATAATATAGATGAAATTGATGAATTTAGCTTAAAGAGGTTAAAGGATAGGTTGATAATGGCAAGAAATTGGGCACTAAAATATGGTGAGAAGTTAATTATTATAAGTGATGATGAAGCTAAAAAGGAATTTGAGACCTTAAAAGATAAACAAAAAGAGTGGATAAGATATTTTGCTGAAAGATTGGAAAATGTTAATTTTGATGCCCTAACAATACATGAGCTCATTTATGAAACAGCTAAAGAAATTGGTTTGAATCCAAGAGACGCATTCCAAGCAGCTTATAAAATACTCTTAGGGAAAAAATATGGACCTAGATTAGGAGCTTTCTTAGCAAGTTTGGGTAGGGATTTTGTTATAAAAAGATTTTCTATGTTTTAA
- a CDS encoding class III signal peptide-containing protein, producing MMNIIKKIMSNRAQLSMEVGILIAAAVLVAIIAGYLYINNVKSGAEKAGKKTSEFINTTSNKSEDYISKLKNLK from the coding sequence ATGATGAATATAATTAAAAAAATAATGTCTAATAGAGCTCAGTTATCTATGGAAGTTGGGATACTTATTGCTGCAGCAGTTTTGGTAGCTATTATAGCTGGTTATTTATATATAAATAATGTTAAATCAGGAGCAGAAAAAGCAGGGAAAAAAACATCAGAATTCATTAATACTACCTCTAATAAATCAGAAGATTATATATCAAAACTTAAAAATCTCAAGTAA
- the dcd gene encoding dCTP deaminase, producing the protein MILSDKDILKLINENKLIIEPFNREHLGPASYDVTLGNEFIVYEDEVYDLFNDLNYKRIKIKNSILICPINYNLTEEKIEYFKEKYNVDYVSKAILGTTNEYIELPNDITSFYQGRSSLGRLFLTSHQTAGFIDAGFRGKITLEIVAHDKPVILYPNMRIGQLIFFKLNSPAEIGYCEKKNSKYAYQRTVMPSLIKRDFIK; encoded by the coding sequence ATGATTTTAAGTGATAAAGACATTTTAAAATTAATTAATGAAAATAAATTAATAATAGAGCCATTTAATAGGGAACATTTAGGGCCTGCTTCATATGATGTTACTTTAGGTAATGAATTTATTGTTTATGAAGATGAAGTTTATGATTTATTTAATGATTTGAATTATAAAAGAATAAAAATAAAAAACTCTATTTTGATTTGCCCAATAAATTATAATTTAACTGAAGAAAAAATAGAATATTTTAAAGAAAAATACAATGTAGATTATGTTTCAAAGGCTATTTTAGGAACTACAAATGAATATATTGAATTGCCAAATGATATAACCTCTTTCTATCAAGGTAGAAGTTCATTAGGAAGGTTATTTTTAACATCACATCAGACAGCTGGGTTTATTGATGCAGGATTTAGAGGAAAAATAACTTTAGAAATTGTAGCTCATGATAAGCCAGTTATTCTTTATCCAAATATGAGAATTGGTCAGTTAATATTTTTTAAACTGAATTCTCCAGCTGAAATTGGTTATTGTGAAAAGAAAAACAGTAAATATGCATATCAAAGAACAGTTATGCCTTCACTCATAAAGAGGGATTTTATAAAGTAA